From Triticum urartu cultivar G1812 chromosome 2, Tu2.1, whole genome shotgun sequence, a single genomic window includes:
- the LOC125537835 gene encoding stress-response A/B barrel domain-containing protein At5g22580-like, which translates to MEFKHLCLVRFKEGVVVDNIIEELTKLAGELDTVKFFGWGKDVLNQEALTHGFTHVFSMSFASAEDLVAYMGHEKHSAFACHAGHTDNSEAVFGSSSSSSHRPLEVQNSNGDVQLRRVAQQ; encoded by the exons ATGGAGTTCAAGCACCTGTGCCTGGTAAGGTTCAAGGAGGGCGTGGTGGTGGACAACATCATTGAGGAGCTCACCAAGCTTGCCGGGGAGCTCGACACCGTCAAATTCTTCGGGTG GGGAAAAGACGTGTTGAACCAGGAGGCGCTCACGCATGGCTTCACCCACGTCTTCTCCATGAGCTTCGCCAGCGCCGAGGACCTGGTGGCGTACATGGGCCACGAGAAGCACTCTGCTTTCGCCTGCCACGCTGGCCACACCGACAACAGCGAGGCAGTTTTTGGTTCCTCATCAAGCAGCAGCCACCGCCCCCTAGAAGTTCAGAATTCTAATGGCGACGTCCAACTTCGGCGAGTAGCACAGCAATAA